The following proteins come from a genomic window of Frankia casuarinae:
- a CDS encoding isocitrate lyase/PEP mutase family protein, with the protein MDDNTTAQHRKAVIFRELHEQASPFVMANAWDAGTARLLTQAGFVAIGTTSAGLAFSHGVADGANLIDRTLTFANVRAIAAATPLPVSADLESCFAQTPRDVEKTVLLAAEAGAVGGSIEDATGIPQAPILALDDAVARVGHAVAAARSLPFPFVITARAENFLYGHPDLEDTIRRLQAYAAAGADVLYAPGLLGPDSIREVCKRVQGPVNVLVGPPPFPSVTELGLLGVRRISFGSLLPRIALAAVLRAAREIHEEGTFSCAAEATPYAQANQMMSSEVR; encoded by the coding sequence ATGGACGACAACACGACCGCGCAACATCGCAAAGCGGTGATATTCCGTGAGCTACACGAGCAGGCCAGTCCGTTTGTCATGGCAAATGCCTGGGACGCCGGAACCGCGCGCCTGCTGACGCAGGCCGGCTTTGTCGCCATCGGAACCACAAGTGCCGGGCTGGCCTTCAGCCACGGTGTGGCCGACGGCGCGAACCTGATCGACCGCACGCTGACTTTTGCCAACGTCCGTGCGATCGCCGCCGCAACCCCGCTACCGGTCTCCGCCGACCTCGAGAGCTGCTTCGCGCAGACACCCAGGGACGTCGAGAAGACCGTTCTGCTGGCCGCCGAGGCTGGAGCCGTCGGGGGGTCCATCGAGGACGCCACCGGAATACCGCAGGCGCCGATCCTGGCCTTGGATGACGCCGTCGCACGAGTCGGCCACGCGGTCGCCGCCGCGCGAAGCCTGCCCTTCCCCTTCGTCATCACGGCACGCGCCGAAAACTTTCTCTACGGCCACCCCGATCTCGAAGATACGATACGTCGCCTTCAGGCGTACGCGGCGGCCGGCGCCGATGTGCTTTACGCCCCGGGCCTGCTGGGCCCGGACTCCATCCGCGAGGTCTGTAAGCGGGTCCAGGGCCCGGTGAACGTCCTGGTGGGCCCGCCCCCGTTCCCGTCGGTGACCGAACTGGGCCTGCTCGGTGTCCGCCGCATCAGTTTCGGCTCCCTCCTGCCGCGTATCGCTCTCGCGGCCGTGCTGCGCGCGGCCCGGGAGATCCACGAAGAAGGTACGTTCTCATGCGCCGCCGAGGCGACACCCTATGCGCAGGCCAATCAGATGATGTCCTCGGAGGTGCGGTAG
- a CDS encoding NADP-dependent isocitrate dehydrogenase, which produces MTDSTIIYTHTDEAPALATYSFLPVVQAYAATAGVSVDSRDISLAGRIIASFPEDLEEAQRIEDALAELGELARTPEANIIKLPNISASIPQLKAAIVELQKRGYALPDYPDDPKTDEEREIRARYDKVKGSAVNPVLREGNSDRRAPASVKNYARTHPHRMGAWTPDSKTNVATMGAGDFRSTEKSTIIAAAGTLRIELAGDDGSTTVLLPSLPVLAGEVVDAAVLRVAALREFLTAQIARAKAEGVLFSVHLKATMMKVSDPIIFGHVVRAFFPKTFATHGATLAAAGLSPNDGLGGILKGLESLPEGAQIKASFAAELAEGPALAMVDSDRGITNLHVPSDVIVDASMPAMIRTSGHMWGPDGREADTLAVLPDSSYAGIYQVAIDDCRAHGAYDPATMGSVANVGLMAQKAEEYGSHDKTFEIPTTGTVRIVDQAGTVVLEQAVAAGDIFRACQTKDAPIRDWVKLAVARARATGDPAVFWLDENRAHDARLIEKVRAYLPGHDTSGLRIEIKAPVDAIAFSLERIRRGENTISVTGNVLRDYLTDLFPILELGTSAKMLSIVPLMNGGGLFETGAGGSAPKHVQQLLRENYLRWDSLGEFLALAASFEQFARTTGNARAQVLADTLDRATATFLNEDKSPSRRLGGLDNRGSHFYLALYWAQELAAQIGDPRLAEAFAGLAKTLADQEKAIVDELIAVQGSPADIGGYYQPDPVKAAAVMRPSKIFNEAIASLG; this is translated from the coding sequence GTGACTGACTCGACCATCATCTATACACACACTGACGAGGCTCCGGCCCTGGCGACGTACTCGTTCCTGCCCGTGGTCCAGGCGTACGCCGCGACGGCCGGGGTTAGTGTCGACAGCCGCGACATCTCCCTGGCGGGGCGGATCATCGCCAGTTTCCCCGAGGATCTCGAGGAGGCCCAGCGCATCGAGGACGCGCTCGCCGAGCTCGGTGAGCTGGCCAGGACGCCCGAGGCGAACATCATCAAGCTGCCGAACATCTCGGCTTCGATTCCGCAGCTGAAGGCGGCGATCGTCGAGCTGCAGAAGCGGGGCTATGCGCTGCCGGACTACCCGGACGACCCGAAGACCGACGAGGAGCGGGAGATCCGCGCCCGTTATGACAAGGTGAAGGGCAGCGCCGTCAACCCGGTGCTGCGCGAGGGCAACTCCGACCGCCGCGCCCCGGCCTCGGTGAAGAACTACGCCCGGACCCACCCGCACCGGATGGGCGCGTGGACACCCGACTCGAAGACGAACGTCGCCACGATGGGCGCCGGCGACTTCCGCTCCACCGAGAAGTCCACGATCATCGCCGCGGCCGGCACGCTGCGCATCGAGCTTGCGGGTGACGACGGCAGCACCACCGTCCTGCTCCCGTCCCTGCCGGTGCTGGCGGGCGAGGTAGTGGACGCGGCCGTCCTGCGGGTGGCCGCGCTGCGCGAGTTCCTCACCGCGCAGATCGCCCGGGCCAAGGCCGAGGGCGTGCTGTTTTCGGTGCACCTGAAGGCCACGATGATGAAGGTCTCCGACCCGATCATCTTCGGCCACGTGGTACGGGCCTTCTTCCCGAAGACGTTCGCCACCCACGGCGCGACGCTCGCCGCGGCCGGCCTGTCCCCGAACGACGGGCTCGGCGGTATCCTCAAGGGCCTGGAATCGCTGCCCGAGGGCGCGCAGATCAAGGCCTCCTTCGCCGCGGAGCTCGCCGAGGGCCCCGCCCTGGCAATGGTCGACTCCGACCGCGGCATCACCAACCTGCACGTGCCCAGCGACGTCATCGTCGACGCCTCCATGCCGGCCATGATCCGTACCTCCGGCCACATGTGGGGCCCGGACGGCCGGGAGGCGGACACCCTGGCGGTCCTGCCCGACTCGAGCTACGCCGGCATCTACCAGGTCGCCATCGACGACTGCCGGGCGCACGGCGCCTACGACCCCGCGACGATGGGCTCGGTGGCCAACGTCGGCCTGATGGCGCAGAAGGCCGAGGAGTACGGCAGCCACGACAAGACCTTCGAGATCCCCACCACGGGCACGGTGCGGATCGTCGACCAGGCCGGCACCGTGGTGCTGGAGCAGGCGGTCGCCGCCGGCGACATCTTTCGCGCCTGCCAGACCAAGGACGCGCCGATCCGGGACTGGGTGAAGCTCGCCGTCGCGCGCGCCCGCGCCACCGGTGACCCGGCGGTGTTCTGGCTCGACGAGAACCGCGCCCACGACGCGAGGCTGATCGAGAAGGTCCGGGCGTATCTGCCCGGGCACGACACCTCCGGGCTGCGGATCGAGATCAAGGCTCCGGTCGACGCGATCGCGTTCTCACTGGAGCGGATCCGCCGCGGCGAGAACACGATCTCAGTCACCGGCAACGTGCTGCGTGACTATCTGACCGACCTGTTCCCGATCCTGGAGCTCGGCACGAGTGCCAAGATGCTCTCGATCGTCCCGCTCATGAACGGTGGCGGCCTGTTCGAGACCGGCGCCGGCGGCTCCGCGCCCAAGCACGTCCAGCAGCTGCTCAGGGAGAACTACCTGCGCTGGGACAGCCTGGGCGAGTTCCTGGCGCTCGCGGCCAGCTTCGAGCAGTTCGCGCGGACGACGGGCAACGCGCGTGCCCAGGTGCTCGCCGACACCCTCGACCGCGCGACCGCCACCTTCCTCAACGAGGACAAGTCGCCCAGCCGCCGGCTGGGTGGCCTCGACAACCGCGGCAGCCATTTCTACCTGGCGCTCTACTGGGCGCAGGAGCTGGCCGCGCAGATCGGCGACCCCCGTCTCGCGGAGGCGTTCGCCGGTCTCGCCAAGACGCTCGCCGACCAGGAGAAGGCGATCGTCGACGAACTGATCGCGGTCCAGGGCTCGCCTGCCGACATCGGGGGGTACTACCAGCCCGACCCCGTCAAGGCCGCGGCCGTCATGCGTCCGTCGAAGATCTTCAACGAGGCCATCGCCAGCCTCGGCTGA
- a CDS encoding DUF2142 domain-containing protein, producing the protein MAGGPECRSATDRPGSAAHHRSGRSSWPGWRGRPGWPGRRGRLRGTADRSPGASRLPPRLLVAGFLLLVAAWVATNPPGFGPDEPAHFVKAVGAGTGQWTGTPGRLAHPSFGNGPGRAERIDWINRNSRVFALPAGLNPGAAGLPCDLFRDWVSVACLDRPRPRPPATRALSYVGTYEPYLYAVEGAVMIHTHTADGALYAGRATSAAIVVTLLTIIIFASWDSRAGLLSVGGVLLAVSPMALFLGSVLGTNGMEIAGATALFTLALRLGRPGAPPRWIWPALGLVAALVALSRPSGPLWVLLTPMIAAGLAAPRARARAVDAVPAVEQPRPVERPRSTEGTQPTEGPRRHRLVGWLSVPWIALAVAGVVATAVWERRVQPHPGIRRELAEQGLRQLSSDAPAWARQWVGVFGWASLRMPSFAYWTWGACLLVLLGAAFVVGTWRQRIRLGAVLIGVVAVAVVLDVLVLRQTRFPVYGRYLLPIAVLVPLAAGEILTRRAARIPATLRRAGPAVAVMAVVAVHAVGLWTDWQRSAVGSYGPAWFLGSSQWNPPGGWVPWMALAGAGACCLLAAAAAGLWRPGRGVRPHRPAAGTRQIRARPVRVTRCPGPSAAPAGPHRRPAAPPATGPATGT; encoded by the coding sequence ATGGCCGGTGGACCGGAGTGCCGTTCGGCGACGGACCGTCCCGGCAGTGCCGCGCATCACCGGAGTGGCCGAAGTAGCTGGCCGGGCTGGCGGGGCCGGCCGGGCTGGCCGGGCCGGCGGGGCCGGCTGCGTGGCACGGCCGACCGGTCCCCGGGTGCGTCCCGGCTGCCTCCCCGGCTTCTCGTCGCGGGGTTCCTCCTGCTCGTCGCGGCCTGGGTCGCCACCAACCCGCCGGGGTTCGGCCCCGACGAGCCCGCCCACTTCGTGAAGGCGGTCGGCGCGGGCACCGGACAATGGACGGGAACACCCGGCAGGCTGGCACATCCGTCGTTCGGCAACGGACCGGGCCGCGCCGAACGGATCGACTGGATCAATCGCAACAGCCGCGTCTTCGCCCTGCCCGCCGGGCTCAACCCTGGCGCGGCGGGGTTGCCCTGCGACCTCTTCCGCGACTGGGTGTCCGTCGCGTGCCTCGACCGTCCGCGCCCCCGGCCGCCGGCGACGCGGGCCCTCAGTTACGTGGGCACCTATGAGCCCTATCTCTACGCGGTCGAGGGTGCCGTGATGATCCACACGCACACGGCGGACGGCGCGCTCTACGCCGGGCGGGCGACCTCGGCTGCCATCGTGGTGACGCTGTTGACGATCATTATCTTCGCCTCCTGGGATTCCCGCGCCGGACTGCTCTCGGTCGGCGGCGTGCTGCTGGCGGTCTCGCCGATGGCGTTGTTCCTGGGTTCCGTCCTCGGCACGAACGGGATGGAGATCGCGGGCGCGACCGCGTTGTTCACCCTGGCGCTGCGACTCGGTCGACCGGGCGCGCCGCCGAGGTGGATCTGGCCCGCCCTCGGCCTCGTCGCCGCGCTGGTGGCGTTGTCCCGGCCGTCCGGTCCCCTGTGGGTGCTGCTCACCCCGATGATCGCCGCCGGTCTCGCGGCCCCCCGCGCGCGGGCGCGGGCCGTCGATGCGGTACCCGCCGTCGAGCAGCCCCGGCCGGTCGAGCGGCCCCGGTCAACAGAAGGGACCCAGCCAACGGAGGGGCCCCGGCGGCACCGGCTGGTCGGGTGGCTCTCGGTTCCGTGGATCGCCCTCGCCGTGGCCGGGGTCGTCGCGACCGCGGTCTGGGAGAGGCGCGTGCAGCCACACCCGGGGATACGCCGTGAGCTCGCGGAGCAGGGGCTGCGGCAGCTGTCGTCCGACGCGCCCGCCTGGGCACGGCAGTGGGTCGGGGTGTTCGGCTGGGCGAGCCTGCGGATGCCCTCGTTCGCCTACTGGACGTGGGGCGCGTGCCTGCTGGTCCTGCTCGGTGCGGCGTTCGTCGTGGGAACCTGGCGGCAGCGGATCCGCCTCGGCGCGGTGCTGATCGGCGTGGTGGCGGTGGCGGTGGTGCTCGACGTGCTGGTCCTGCGGCAGACGCGCTTCCCGGTTTACGGGCGGTACCTGCTGCCGATCGCGGTGCTGGTACCCCTGGCGGCCGGGGAGATCCTGACCCGGCGGGCCGCGCGTATCCCCGCGACCCTGCGCCGGGCGGGGCCCGCCGTCGCCGTCATGGCGGTGGTCGCGGTGCATGCCGTCGGCCTGTGGACGGACTGGCAGCGCAGCGCCGTGGGCAGCTATGGACCGGCCTGGTTCCTGGGCTCGTCGCAGTGGAATCCTCCGGGTGGCTGGGTCCCCTGGATGGCCCTGGCGGGAGCCGGTGCCTGCTGCCTGCTCGCCGCCGCGGCGGCCGGGCTGTGGCGGCCGGGCCGCGGCGTTCGCCCGCATCGCCCGGCGGCGGGGACGCGTCAGATCAGGGCCCGGCCGGTCCGGGTCACGAGATGTCCAGGACCTTCAGCGGCGCCGGCAGGACCGCATCGGCGACCCGCCGCTCCGCCGGCGACAGGCCCGGCAACCGGGACCTGA
- a CDS encoding N,N-dimethylformamidase beta subunit family domain-containing protein: MSPRVALTAVALVGLIGLVGTGCDGSSPAAGNRPSAGTDASGGSGRPTEPDTPAGFDVKAENARPGADCGLARLGEGHAVEGWLDRVGVDPGQPVRLFASTTASRLAVSVFRIGWYGGHTCRLITRREELPGRVQPSAAMNATTNTVSAASWAPTVTFDTATWPPGDYLFRLDSSNGFQSYVPLTVRSPSAQGRIVILNSVTTWQAYNAWGGYSLYHGLRGFADRARVVSFDRPYGYGDGAADFTGNEAPLVTLAERLGLPLAYATDIDLHAEPRLFDGARAVISLGHDEYYSPRMRATLTAARDAGANIAFLGANAVYRRIRLAPTPHGPDRLETGYKVANEDPLYGRDNSQITANWPSPPNADPESSLTGGMYQCNPVHADLVVTNPGHWLLAGTGLAAGSRIPGMIGSEYDRVDPNRPTPQMIEVLAHSPVACHGQADYSDVSYYTAPSGAGVFDAGTSAWVCALLDVCGPGAHGEPVQRFVTQVTTTLLQAFAAGPAGRVHPAARSVPAEARSTPVTGSER; this comes from the coding sequence GTGTCACCCCGTGTCGCGTTGACGGCCGTCGCGCTGGTCGGCCTGATCGGGCTGGTCGGCACCGGTTGTGACGGCTCATCGCCCGCGGCGGGTAACCGGCCGTCGGCCGGTACCGACGCGTCGGGCGGGTCCGGGAGACCCACGGAGCCGGACACGCCCGCCGGGTTCGACGTCAAGGCCGAAAACGCCCGGCCCGGCGCCGACTGCGGGCTGGCCCGGCTCGGCGAGGGCCACGCGGTCGAGGGCTGGCTGGACCGGGTCGGCGTCGACCCCGGTCAGCCCGTACGGTTGTTCGCCTCCACCACGGCGAGCCGGCTCGCCGTCTCGGTGTTCCGGATCGGCTGGTACGGCGGCCACACCTGCCGGCTCATCACCCGGCGGGAGGAGCTGCCCGGCCGGGTCCAGCCGTCGGCGGCGATGAACGCGACGACGAACACCGTGTCGGCCGCGTCGTGGGCCCCGACCGTGACCTTCGACACGGCGACGTGGCCGCCGGGCGACTACCTGTTCCGCCTCGACAGCAGCAACGGATTCCAGTCGTACGTGCCGTTGACGGTGCGCAGCCCGTCCGCGCAGGGCAGGATCGTGATCCTCAACTCGGTCACCACCTGGCAGGCGTACAACGCCTGGGGAGGCTACAGCCTTTACCACGGGCTGCGGGGTTTCGCCGACCGCGCCCGCGTCGTCTCGTTCGACCGGCCCTACGGCTACGGCGACGGTGCCGCGGACTTCACCGGGAACGAGGCGCCCCTGGTGACGCTGGCAGAGCGGCTCGGCCTGCCGCTCGCCTATGCCACCGACATCGACCTGCATGCCGAGCCGCGGCTGTTCGACGGTGCCCGCGCGGTGATCTCGCTGGGGCACGACGAGTACTACTCGCCGCGGATGCGGGCGACGCTGACCGCCGCCCGGGACGCCGGGGCGAACATCGCCTTCCTCGGCGCCAACGCCGTATACCGCCGGATCCGGCTCGCGCCCACGCCCCATGGGCCCGACCGGCTGGAAACGGGCTACAAGGTCGCCAACGAGGACCCCCTGTACGGGCGGGACAACAGCCAGATCACCGCGAACTGGCCGTCGCCGCCGAACGCCGACCCGGAGAGCTCGCTCACCGGCGGCATGTACCAGTGCAACCCGGTGCACGCCGATCTGGTGGTGACCAACCCCGGTCACTGGCTGCTGGCCGGCACGGGGCTGGCGGCGGGCAGCCGGATCCCGGGCATGATCGGGTCCGAATATGATCGCGTCGATCCCAACCGGCCGACGCCACAGATGATCGAAGTGCTGGCCCACTCGCCGGTGGCCTGCCACGGTCAGGCCGACTACTCCGACGTCAGCTACTACACGGCGCCGTCCGGGGCCGGTGTCTTCGACGCCGGCACCAGCGCGTGGGTGTGCGCCCTGCTCGATGTCTGCGGGCCGGGCGCCCATGGGGAGCCGGTGCAGCGGTTCGTCACCCAGGTCACCACCACCCTGCTGCAGGCCTTCGCCGCGGGGCCGGCCGGGCGGGTCCACCCCGCGGCCCGGTCCGTCCCGGCCGAGGCCCGCAGCACGCCGGTCACCGGCAGCGAACGCTGA
- a CDS encoding winged helix-turn-helix transcriptional regulator encodes MVARPEDGVSCQALTPVFALLGKRWSGLIISTLMAGPARFSEIAKLVPGVSERMLSGRLTELVQAGLVEREVLEGPPVATRYRLTRRGEGLRTALHELEVWAQEHLVARGEPPCPRTP; translated from the coding sequence ATGGTTGCGAGGCCGGAGGACGGCGTGAGCTGTCAGGCGCTGACTCCGGTCTTCGCGCTGCTGGGGAAGCGGTGGAGCGGTCTGATCATCAGTACGCTGATGGCTGGCCCGGCGAGGTTCTCCGAGATAGCGAAGCTGGTGCCGGGGGTGAGCGAGCGGATGCTGTCGGGCCGCCTCACCGAACTCGTCCAGGCCGGCCTCGTGGAGCGTGAGGTTCTCGAGGGGCCGCCGGTGGCGACGCGTTATCGGCTCACCCGGCGGGGCGAGGGGCTGCGCACGGCGCTGCACGAGCTGGAGGTGTGGGCGCAGGAGCATCTCGTCGCGCGCGGGGAGCCGCCGTGTCCCAGGACCCCCTGA